A region of Candidatus Auribacterota bacterium DNA encodes the following proteins:
- a CDS encoding transposase codes for MARSLRVQFSDAWYHVTSRGNERTSIFRDDHDRGRFLDILEESCWAFQVEVHCYCMMSNHFHFLLNTPLANLSRFMQRFNTSYTVYFNRRHRRSGHLFQGRYKAILVDADAYLLELSRYLHLNPVRLKKLKDIPLGEKVGLLNRYPWSSYPAYIGKKKAPIFLHQDMILGMIGGGAKEGPKLYQRFVLDGLKEAIRSPLQARKAGIVLGTPKFIEWIYEHFIEGKQEDKEFSRLGELLASHTVAEIAQKVADEYSLKPADIVKKRARHREARLMLIELSCRFGVREKSLRAIGEQLGGICVSGMYKSRKRFQDNFERDKLLKKRFDKVASSL; via the coding sequence ATGGCCAGGTCACTGCGAGTGCAATTTTCCGATGCATGGTACCATGTTACCAGTAGAGGTAATGAACGAACGTCGATCTTTCGCGATGATCATGATCGGGGAAGATTTTTAGATATCCTGGAAGAAAGCTGCTGGGCATTTCAGGTGGAAGTGCATTGCTACTGTATGATGAGCAATCACTTCCACTTTTTATTGAATACGCCTCTGGCTAATCTGAGCCGCTTCATGCAGCGGTTCAACACCTCATATACCGTCTATTTCAATCGGCGACATCGACGCTCGGGCCACCTTTTTCAGGGAAGATACAAAGCTATTCTGGTGGATGCGGACGCATATCTACTGGAGTTGAGTCGTTACCTGCACCTGAATCCTGTCAGGCTCAAGAAGCTGAAGGATATCCCGTTAGGGGAAAAAGTCGGGCTTTTGAACAGGTATCCATGGAGCAGTTACCCGGCTTATATAGGGAAGAAGAAGGCGCCGATCTTTCTTCATCAGGATATGATCCTGGGCATGATAGGGGGAGGGGCCAAAGAAGGCCCAAAGCTTTACCAGAGATTTGTTCTGGACGGGCTGAAAGAAGCTATCAGAAGTCCGCTTCAAGCAAGGAAGGCCGGGATTGTCTTGGGCACTCCTAAATTCATAGAGTGGATTTATGAACACTTCATTGAAGGCAAGCAAGAGGACAAGGAATTCAGCAGGTTGGGAGAACTATTGGCGAGTCACACAGTTGCTGAGATAGCGCAGAAAGTAGCAGACGAATATAGTCTAAAGCCAGCAGATATAGTGAAGAAGAGAGCAAGACACAGAGAGGCGCGGCTAATGCTTATAGAACTCAGTTGCCGATTCGGTGTAAGGGAAAAGAGCCTGAGGGCAATAGGAGAACAATTGGGGGGAATATGCGTGAGCGGGATGTACAAGAGCCGCAAGAGATTTCAAGATAATTTTGAGCGTGATAAACTATTGAAGAAGCGCTTCGACAAGGTTGCGTCATCGCTCTGA
- a CDS encoding SEC-C metal-binding domain-containing protein — MKVTQGEISGGADVLIGMDIIGYGDFAITNRNGQTQFVYRAPSVGFQQLAPPIPKSEPVRNEARKIYPNELCSCGSGKKYKKCCAIKSG; from the coding sequence GTGAAAGTCACTCAAGGAGAGATAAGCGGCGGGGCGGATGTATTAATAGGCATGGATATAATTGGTTATGGTGATTTTGCAATAACAAATAGGAATGGTCAAACACAGTTTGTATATCGGGCTCCTTCTGTTGGATTTCAACAACTTGCCCCTCCCATACCCAAATCGGAACCAGTCAGAAATGAAGCCAGAAAAATATATCCAAATGAACTATGCTCTTGCGGCAGCGGCAAGAAATATAAAAAATGCTGCGCAATCAAATCCGGATAA